The DNA region CCAATTCCTGATATCGGGATTACAGAAAGCCTTCTTATAAGAGTACCATTATGTTGACATTGATAAACCTCAGTCTCCTATTTTACATGCTTTTCGATGCCCCAGGGTCTATTCCTGTTTTTGTGTCTTTACTCAAACGTTACTGTAGAAGGAAGCAACAGCACATCATATTTCGGGAATGTTTACTCGCTCTTGTTACATTGATGTTATTCATAACATTCGGAAGAAAGTTTTTTCATTTCCTAGATATTTCTTTATATGCTTTTCAATTTATTGGGGGGGTACTGCTATTCTCTGTTTCCTTACAAATGATGCTATCCTCACCGAGTGTTGATGACTCCGCAGATGATGATTCGGAACCCATATTCTTTCCTCTAGCCTTCCCTATTATTACCGGGCCAGCAGTAATTACTTCATTACTTAGCTATATGGAAGAGGGTTTATACCCTAAAGAAATGATTCTTGGTGCATTAGTGATCGCTTGGGCTTGTTCGTTATTTACTTTACTAAGTTCTAGTTTTTTCAATCGTATTCTAGGTACTGCAGGACTATTAGCCCTAGAACGACTCTTCGGTATCGTGTTATTACTAATGTCTGCTAATTTGATGCTAAAAGGTATTTCTGTCGCCTTTAATATAGGTTTTTACGTCAGGTAAGTATTGTGAGAAGAAATGATCTTTGCTGGTGCGGTAGTAA from Chlamydia ibidis 10-1398/6 includes:
- a CDS encoding MarC family protein gives rise to the protein MMLTLINLSLLFYMLFDAPGSIPVFVSLLKRYCRRKQQHIIFRECLLALVTLMLFITFGRKFFHFLDISLYAFQFIGGVLLFSVSLQMMLSSPSVDDSADDDSEPIFFPLAFPIITGPAVITSLLSYMEEGLYPKEMILGALVIAWACSLFTLLSSSFFNRILGTAGLLALERLFGIVLLLMSANLMLKGISVAFNIGFYVR